The Erigeron canadensis isolate Cc75 chromosome 1, C_canadensis_v1, whole genome shotgun sequence genome segment ttggttaataaAGAGTGAGATCGAGCTgtaaatatatagaaagagtTACATGAACTATTGGTTATGCACTAAAATCTTTTGTAGCATTATAATAAGagtaatattatttttcttgctATTTTAAGGCATACCAACTTGATAACAGATAAATATTTGCATGTTCAAAAAAACCATATCCCTCAATATCTAAAACAAGTtcaaacaaaatcatatattagATCTCCAAAACCACATATCTACAAAACATTGGACAACCATATTACTTCGAAATCATAACGAAAAGAATCGCATCTAACTAATTAACCAGATATGGTACTAGTCTTGGCTAAAAATTAAGGCTAGTTGTAATCTTATTCTTTCTTGTCTCTATCATGTTTTGCTTATTGTATGATTAGGAATGTGTAGATTAGCTTATGGAATAAGCTGGTTAATGGTAAAGAGCTTATTGCTTCATAATGGACTTATGGTGAACTTCTGGATGCTTTCGAGGACTAAAGATGTATTTCTTGAAACTATTAATTAAGTAGAGGGACCAGTTTGGTTATTATACAAAAGTTATTTGTATAAATAGAATGTTTAGGGTTCATAACCTTATTTCTCTCTTTTATATTAGTTtctttcaatatattttatgtaaTCTCTCTCTCAAATTTAGATTTGATCTTTTTGTAATAGAACACACAATAATCTAGTTGTGTGAATCCTACCCTAATAGCAGTGGGGATTTTGGTTTGATTTGAAGTTCTTGTTGATTCAATTTAGATTGAAATGATAGAATAAATTAAATTGAGATTTAATCCTACCTGGATATATTCTTGTGGATTCAAACGAAACTGATTTAAATCGATCAAATCGGTTTGgatttcggtttcatatgccaaaaaatcGATCCAAAATCGGACCAAACCAAATATAATTTaacttagtttatatatatcatatgttcCTCGAAGGGATCTCTTAGTTGTTGAGAAGGTTGCCCAAAAGCGGTATATAAGGCGTACCCAGTAAAACTTACAAGTAAACCAGATATAAAGATGGCGACTAGGGTTGCTGTTtccattattatataatttcaaGACCACAATGGATCTATGATAAGATCGTTTATTTACAATGGGATGATATACAAAGTCAAACAGATTTCAATGAATacaatatacatttatatttattacttatactTAGTAatatgttaacaaatttaaacattttgtttttatggTATACAAATCAATATAAGTTTTATTATCAATGTGAAAACACACAACAAATCAGTTCATTTTATACAAAATTATACCAATTTTAAcacttataaaaaatataagtaggtaataaaaaacatttgtatattttagttttatatatcaTAATCCTTTCCTTAATAGTTGAAGTTGAATTcataacataataatttaaaagtgtaaaaaaaaactaaaactaaaccGAAACTGACTCAAACGAAAGCGAAAAACCGACAAACCGAACCGGACCAAAACCGAAACTAACAGTATTGGTTTCTAAAAACTGAAATGATCCGTTCGGTTTTAGGCAAAAACCAACTCGTGCTCACCCTCAATATAGATGATATGAAAGTGaatattgtatatatagatgGTATTGAGAAGGAATGGTAAATCACCATATTGTCCTCCACGTAGTATGACAATGGATGATCTAGATTTATCATGTTAAAAATTGATTGTTAAGATGTTGTCttatttaaaatcttaattttttgaGTGAAGGTAGTGAAATGCTTTATATATGAGTATAGAATAGAAGTTTAGATAAgaaaatgttacaaattaacCTTTAAGTTTTATAAACGTTTAAAATACCCCTTAAAATGTCATTTGCGATACATAAGTATGTACATCAAGCTGCTAGAACATAAACTATTCTTGTTAGTTTTTTTCATCTATTAGTCATTATACCCGTACGTTGTTACGAAACGTGTTATTTATATGACAAATTTTGGATATAAGCAATATATCATACTATCAGTGTAATACAAATGCATTTATGTCAAATTTTGACCCAAGATAGCACAAAAcatgtaacaataataaaaataatgtctaaaaacaataatattaatgcAATAATGACATTTAGACGACGTTGAAGTAATGTACTTGCTTGAAACATTAAATGAATGTAAGACTCTAACAACGATGAAATTTATTAATTACATACAAAAACGTTATACATAACGAAACAGATAAAGATAATCAAAAGCGAATGTTTAAAGGTAAAATCGTAAAGTGTCAAAGTTGGTTGATGGAAACATGAGAACTTAAAAGttaaatgttagaaaattgaaaaaacaaacTTTGATTAATTGgaacaaaagttaaaatataaaaattctaagaggtaaaattaaaaaagtcaaACGATGAACTCTTTACATAAAAATGATGTTATTATTCACTAACAAACATATCTTTGGTATGTGCACAAATAGGGCTGTTAATGGGTtggggttggtgggttgaaaaactccgaccctaacccaacccactaaaagtttcaggtcagaaatttcaaccctgacccacaacccgccaacccatgacccaacccatgtgacccgagaagcaaatatatataaatataaaatggaataaatcaaccaatataaagctttatCATTGATGGTGTAAGCCGAAAACGAAgggtacaaaaaagaaagaaatacgagggtattgttaatacttggcacaaagttaacaaacttaccGCCTCATCTTACATCACTTATAATCTCACAGAATTTTGAATCttccttttatttcatatttgaagttactttaggttagaaatataaaaaaatgagtataggacgtatgaattagtgtaatgtagagtatgaactattatatataattcaattattttaaagatattgggtTGACGGGTCGACCTCACAACCCAACAACCCAACCCAGAAAAAATTAGGTTggtgggttggcgggttggtgggtcgaaaatactcaaccctaacctgatttttttcgggttgggttcgggttggGTCGAAATTGACAGCCCTATGCACAGACACTTAAAACACTTATAGGGATCATAGATATGTTAGGTGAACTCTTTCCATAAGTGATGCTCAAAAGTAACAATAACAGCTCCAAATTTCCTTGTCAAAAcctacataaaattaaaaacctacaagctaaaaataatattaaacaaGAGTAAGAGtaaataaaatctaacaaaCCCATACAAatgactttatttttttttttaaataacctAAAATAATAAGTTGAAAAATTTGATGGTAAGTAATGGTATATTAAAGAGATTACCAGCTTAAAATCGGATTCAGCGATAGATGGTTTGGAAAGGAGGGCACGATCTAGATGTATTTCCgatgtctttttttatttagatcatattaaaatttaatatagatAGACCAAAAAgctttaaaatataaaagaaaaaaaaaacctgtaaaaaaagaaagaaaagataagcAAATCTAGATCTTATAAAACCCTTAATGGAGAATGGGGAAAGGGAAACATATGAGAGAGAGGATAAAGCAGATTTGAAAGGACAATTTTGGATAAAGTAGCggatttaaaattgaaaaatgagaTAAATGATAAACCTTTTCAACGCGTATTGTGAAGGTTGGGTGAATTTTAAGACTTTTTAAGACTTTGTGCAGTAAGTCACTTATATCTATGCTTATTTTGTTTGTACAATGGCAAAATACCCAAACTGCCCATCCTAAATGCTTATAGAAGTAGTTTAGATATATAATTCGCTACCATTCTTACTTCTTAGCACCTCGTTATTTCAAGACATACTTGATCATAGTATTAATGGTTGTGTAAGCTACATAAGGATAGAGGCCTTTTAGCACGAAAATTTGAAATATGATATGTCTAACttaaaaaagtatgaaaaaacaaaagggaAGGGCCCTTCCCCATGGGGTTTGAAAAATCATGATCGGGATAAACAGACTAAAAGCTATGGAACCCTAtatgaatttttaaagtttgggtGCAACAAAAGACTAGTAGCTTAACACTTTTGTTTGTATGCATTGATCGCtggtttaaatattttaaatcacAATAGTCAAAACGTATATATTGTAACTTAGAATAAAAGGTTTTATGTGGAAAAACGAAATgttaagttattaaaaaaatgttattacaTAACAATAAATTCTTTCCTTTCATAAAACacatttccttaaaaaaaataaaaaaaccaccTAAAATTACTTTTGATGATTCTAACACATTAACATATGAGATGAAACTCTATCCAAGATTGCTTTGAAGTATCAAGTAAGGTTGCTTTGGTCAAAGATTAAATGAGCTTTTACAAAATGTTGAAATTGTTCAAGGAACTGGAATTAAGGAATGTAATTTCAcgaaatgttttttaattttttaaagattcAAGCGACTGACAGAATGAAACACACACCCCTATcaccaaggaatggagattccgtCTAATGATGTAATGTTTATGTTCTAACGGAatatgatttttcaatttttgaacaATCAAACACAATAGATAATGAAATGCAActacaatttcatcaaattttgtAAACCAAGCGCGATCCAAGTTAATTTTAACTTCGTTTATTCTACaaacaaaaattcttatataaATATCTTGTTCACATTACGATGATATTGTTACACTAATTGATAGTAGTAGTTGTTAACCGTAATTCTTCTAAAAATTACAGGTATAATCAgtttttccaacaaaatttataaataaaattgaataaagATTAGATATTAACTATTGCAAAAGAAAACAACCTTAGCATAAGTAAATATATACTTTCAATATGGTAACTAAATCTATGAATAAGTCATGTGTATATATGATGCATTATGGATAgttgttatttgtatttatatatccGACGTATAAGAATGTTTTTTCTTACTATTACTTTGAGAGAAATGACAAACCAAATATCCATTTCCATCTATTAAAGTGTTGTTTTGAAACTTATacctttttaactttataattataaaataaatatttatttcttgCTACaactttataattataaaataaatatttatttcttgctacaataaaaattatattatttgatactTTTATACTCAATATAAAAAAGTACCATAATGATAATTATTCGTTTTTTAACATGTAATGTATTAAACTATAAACATATACTATTATGAAAATCATcaacataattaattatatgacTTATTATGCGAGATTATAATCTAACCGTGTAACAataaatcattattaatattaaaaaatttgctttatatattAAGGGGAAGAGAGTATAAGATTGTTCCATACTCAAACTTAGGCATGAAACCCTTTACATACCACTTTTTAAAACGATAAAATTCATGAGGGTcatatgtattattaattatacaataaatattaaaatattattatgtggGGTTCCATATTCAAGCTTGGTATGagacaaagatatatatatatatatatatatttctttataaaaaaaactctctCCCCTACTTAATTTTAAGAACTTGAAATGACATATTTACCCCCACCTTAATACAGACTGTGGCTAAGATGcccttaaaaaaattcaacttcTATCTCTCCCTCACGCAGAAAAACATAGCAAAAACTTTAACTCAAAATTCGTTCCCCTCTTCCCACTTTCATATCTCACGCAATAATTCATCATATCTCTAACCgcaataaaattacttttacgttaataatcATATCATCACCGTCGCTGTTACCGCCACTGTATTGCGCGGGCACCAATCTAGTATAAGATAATGGATTATCCACAACctaaaaaaatgtgaaaaacaaGAAAGATTCCACTAAAAACACCTACGAAAATGTGTTTCAAATATTCCATTAAACAATACTTATTAGAGTAAGAGCTTCTCAACATACTAAAACAAGTGTCATACCTGCCGGCATACTGTTGCTCTGCTTCAGACACACGTACAAACAGCGCGTGCCTGCCACTCTCGTTTCAAATTTTTCTTGGTATTACTCAAAACCATCATTAAAGTTTGTAATTTGCATCACATTAAATCTTGACCATCCATTTTTAAGCTTCATcatattatgaaaataaaattttagggtttttaaatACTTATTACTGTATCATCTTACTAATTGTATGTGAGCTATAAAGGTataatttttttccttaaaaatttaatcttttttaaaGATTGTATGTCAAATTGGTATTTGAGTTTATGCCCATTTCATGATTTCATTGTTGTATGTTGTatgcaattttttaaaaattttttggCCCCCTTTTTTTTTGAGAATGAGTATGGGGTTGAAGGTGAAAAGTTAGAGTTTTGAGAAaagggttttttgtttttgaggttttttttttgtgggtattttttattttgtgtggAAATGGAAAAGATTGTTGCTTTTGAGCAAAATGATTCGGTAAATGGTAAAGAAAGAAACCGGGTTGATGATAATGTGATTTTTGAAGGTGAAATTGTGAAAACCCttgttaatgatgatgatgataataaagGGGGTTTTGTAATGGAAGAAAACGGCGAAAATTGTGTAATTGTTGAGAGTAAGTTGGATTGTCATAATGAGGATATGATTCTTGGGGTTAATGATAATAAAGGGGGTTTTGCATTGGATGAAAACGGTGATGATAAAAGAGGTTTTGTAGCGGAAGAAAGCGGCGAAACTGTTGCTATTATTGAGAATAAGATGAATTGCCATGATGAAAATATGATCCTTGTTGATAATGGTGATAAAGCAGGTATTGTAATGGAAGAAAACGGCGAAAATGGTGTAATTGTTGAGGATAAGATGGATTGGTATGTTGAAAGTGTGATTCTTGTTGATGGTGGAGATAAAGGTGAAAATGGTGCTATTGTTGAGAATAAGATGAATTGTCATAATGAGGATATGGTCCTTGGGGTTGATAGTGATAAAGGGGCTTTTCCAATGGAAGAAAACGGCAAAACTGGTGTCCTTGTTGAGAATAAGGTGAATTGCCCTGATGAGAGTACCATCCTTGGAGATGATGGCGATAACAGAGGTTTTGTAAtggaagaaaatggtgaaagtAGTGTAATTGTTAAGAATGCGAGGAATTGCCATGGTGAAAATGCGATCCCTGTAGCTGGAAAGGAGGAAAACCTTGTGGATCATGCTGATGGTAAAGGGAGTTTTGTAATGGAAGaaagttttgttaaaaataGAAGGTTCCATGATCAAATACGAGACAGGGTGATAGTTCTTGGTCTTCATTGTAATCATGGGGGTCCAAAATGGAAACCGAGAAAGATTTCTGAAACTAAAGCTTGTAAAAATATAAGGGTTGGTGAGAGTCCAGTCATGGGATTCAATTCTGATGAAAAAGATCAGAATCATGTAAGTGAAGCTTCCAACAAAAATGAGGAAGGTGAGAATAATGTAATTTCTGAACAGAGTATAAAGAATGAGAAGAGGAATCGGCTCATTCTCAGTGATAATGGCGATGTTATTAAAGTTTTGTGTCCCGTTCCACCAAAGAGATCAGAGGACAAGAAAAAGCTCATTGATGGCGAGAATGGTGTTGGTATTAAAAGCAACCACCGTGGTCGACCAAAGGGTGCGAAGGACAAGAAAAAGAGGGTTCGAAGATTTCGTCATAAAAATGATGCTAGTCAAATTAAGACCATGGTCGATGTATATGGTAGTGGTGATAATAAGGATTCAATTGATGGACCAGATTTGAAGGAACCATGTACTGTTGAAAAAGATCAGAATAATGTGCACGACCCTTTGAAAGGAGTTTCAGAAAGTAAGTTGCGAGTGAAAAAACGAGAGAGGGCGGTCACTGGACTTAATGGTTCAAAGAGCAAGGCTAGGCGTAAGAAAAATGTTGATGAAGTTGTGGTTGCTGGAGTCAAGGTGAGCTTATTTCTTTATGATCTTTTTCTTATGTTACTTGTTTTTATTGTTCTTGTGaagattatatatgtattcttGCAGTCCATATTTCATTGaacttttattacatatataaattagcAATCTCTGTGCTGAAGTATGCTTAAGACACTAAAAGGGTACATCTTCCTTAAGTTTGGTTTTATTTATGGACTTCGGTTCAAAGGGGTTAAATGTGATTTGCACTTGCATAccctaaaatatatttttgtggtGATTTGCACCCGAAGCAGCATACCCGAGTCAGAAAACAGGATCCTGCCACTTTTCCAAGTTCAAGCACTATTTTTTTGGGGGTAGCTAATATAGTGCTTAAGAAACATTTACCTTctctatttcaaaataaaaactaaaaagatagAGATGCATCATGACCTTTTAAAGAAGACTAACCTTGTTTAGGACTTATACAATTTTGTAATACAATGTATAACTTGTACTGTAAATAGGCAACAAAATTAATGTCCCCGGTGATAGGTATTACGTTTGTGACAAAAAATTGAAATCTTATTATGGACtctatttaaagataaaatgataGAGATGCATAATCCTTTTAAAGAAAGCTAACCTAGTTTAGGACTTGTACAATTTCGTAAAACAACAACTTGTACTGTAAACAAGTAAAAAAGTTCATGTGCCAGGCTTTGGATAGATATTAAGTTTGTCACAAAAAATTGAAATCTTTTTATGTACATGGAAGTAAAAACTTATGATCCcacaaataacaaataatatgctgttatttttactatttttgttattttaatatatatatttgtgaaatAGGCTGAGAATGATTCTCTGGTTGTCGAGAATGGACTCCAAACACTAGTAGCTGGCGACTTTGATCAAACTGGAGCTAGTGaaattaaatttgataattCTGGTGTTGTGGAAGATCAGACTCATGTACTCGAAGCTGCTAACAGACATGTTGGTATTAAAGGCAAGCATCGTGGTCCTGGTCGACCAAAGGGTGcaaagaacaagaagaagacgGAGCAAAAAGTTCCTCATATTGGTGAAAATAAAGTTAGTCAGGATGAACATGGTAGTGGTGCTAATGAGAATTTAATTGATGGATCGGCTTCTAAGGAACCGGATACTGTTGAACAAGATCAGAATCATGCAGACAACACCTTAAACGGATTTTCAGAAAGTAAGTTACAAGTGAGAAAACGAAAGAGGGTGGTCACCGGACGTAATGGCACAAAGAGCAGGGCTAGGCGTAAGAAGAATGTTGATGAAGTTGTGGTTGCTGAAGTCGAGGTGAGCTTCTTTGCTTGTTTTGATGatctttaactttttttacTTGCCAGTGTTCTTATAAAGACGATTTATGTATATCTGTAGTTGAGAGTTCAATACTTCGATTAAacttttatcatatttattagCAATCTCTGTGCTGAAATATGCTTAAGACACTAAAACGGTACTTCTATCCTTGAGTTTTGGTCAATTATGATCTTTGGTTTAAAGGGTAAATGGTGATTGCTTTGCACACCCTGAAACATTTTTTGTAGTCATGTTCAGTGTAAAAGAATAAAACTTGTTATGTAAGTGCATTTGAAGCAGCATAATGTAATAGGAAAACAGGATCCTGACACCTTTTCCAGTTCAAGccataatttaattttatgggTAGCTAATATATGAAACTAGTgcttaaactttgattttcttttagaCCAATTTGGTTGCTGAGTTAAATTTTTGCTTGTGAGAAACTAGGAGTTAGGACCTACTCTATCAAATGACTATAGATGATGACTAACCTACTTTAGGATTATAGAAATTTCTAAAAGATTTTATAATTGTACTGTATATAAGTAACAAAATTCGTGTATGCCATGCTTTTGGATAGGATCAAGACTGTaacaaaaaagttgaaaaatctTTCTTTTGGACTCAGGAATACAAACTTACGGTCATGCAATAACGAACAAGTAATCGATCaaatttaatgttatttttgctAGTTATGCTATTTTAATACATGAATTTTTGAAATAGGCTGAGAATAATCCTTTGGTTGCTAAGAATGAGCTACAAAGCATTGTAGCTAGTGAAGTTGATCAAACTAGAGCTGGTGATAATAAAATCAATGATTCTGGTGTCGTGGAAGATCAGACTCATGTAGGTGAAGCTGGCAACAAAAATGTTGGCCGTAAGCGTAGAATCCGTAGATCCACTAAGATTAAAGTTAAGGGAAAACCACGGATAAGGAAACCACGGTTAATTGTAGCTGGCGAAATCTTGGATTATTCAGTGGTGAAAGAATGTAAACCCCAAGTAAAGAAAGGGGATGAAACCATCCCAACAAGGTCCAGAGGCTGCACTAAGAGGTCTATTGATGGTTCTGAAGAAGTCAACGCGGATGCAGGAGTATCAGGTGCCACAAAAAAACACGCCAAATTATATGCAGGTGTTTCAGTAAGTTATCTCTTAAACTTTTTTCTgcttgttatatatttttttaggaaGTTTGATATACTTATAAGTATATTTAGTTGATTTTTCTGATGGTCAAGCGCTGTTTTGTGATCTCTCTTAATCATTATGGCTTGTAAATGAAAATAGCATATGGGCATACCTCAAGTTTCTTGTCCCCAAACAGATTCTTTTTGGATCTGACTTTGGTACCTGGAGAATCAAATTCCTCAATATAAATGATTTTGTGAGTGTTCATAA includes the following:
- the LOC122604737 gene encoding uncharacterized protein LOC122604737 isoform X1, translating into MEKIVAFEQNDSVNGKERNRVDDNVIFEGEIVKTLVNDDDDNKGGFVMEENGENCVIVESKLDCHNEDMILGVNDNKGGFALDENGDDKRGFVAEESGETVAIIENKMNCHDENMILVDNGDKAGIVMEENGENGVIVEDKMDWYVESVILVDGGDKGENGAIVENKMNCHNEDMVLGVDSDKGAFPMEENGKTGVLVENKVNCPDESTILGDDGDNRGFVMEENGESSVIVKNARNCHGENAIPVAGKEENLVDHADGKGSFVMEESFVKNRRFHDQIRDRVIVLGLHCNHGGPKWKPRKISETKACKNIRVGESPVMGFNSDEKDQNHVSEASNKNEEGENNVISEQSIKNEKRNRLILSDNGDVIKVLCPVPPKRSEDKKKLIDGENGVGIKSNHRGRPKGAKDKKKRVRRFRHKNDASQIKTMVDVYGSGDNKDSIDGPDLKEPCTVEKDQNNVHDPLKGVSESKLRVKKRERAVTGLNGSKSKARRKKNVDEVVVAGVKAENDSLVVENGLQTLVAGDFDQTGASEIKFDNSGVVEDQTHVLEAANRHVGIKGKHRGPGRPKGAKNKKKTEQKVPHIGENKVSQDEHGSGANENLIDGSASKEPDTVEQDQNHADNTLNGFSESKLQVRKRKRVVTGRNGTKSRARRKKNVDEVVVAEVEAENNPLVAKNELQSIVASEVDQTRAGDNKINDSGVVEDQTHVGEAGNKNVGRKRRIRRSTKIKVKGKPRIRKPRLIVAGEILDYSVVKECKPQVKKGDETIPTRSRGCTKRSIDGSEEVNADAGVSGATKKHAKLYAGVSNRHQGSLMCHQCRLNVYKKVVFCSNCKRRRYCHGCIVNWYPERTKKDVKVACPYCRGNCNCRACLHANVVVKATHKEANEDIRFQRSLYLLSKTLPLLRHIKEEQRSELMVEAGIRGVDVTEEHVPKAIFDDDDRVYCDNCNTSIVNFHRSCQNPDCSYDICLNCCRELRDGIQPGGTEADSSFQQFRDNLQLQGTDSKQHYFGWKADFRADTTVADNSVDFPVWKANAIGSVPCPPKVRGGCGNGILELRRMFEVNWVEELVSKAETLTSNFQMVNGDIMEGCTLCSSNENLDTVRKSASRKGSNDNLLYCPNDIDLEDNDFEHFQLHWRRGEPVVVRNVEQKTSGLSWEPRVMMRAFRTAKIKLKEENRSVKAIDCLDLCEVEIHLNHFFRGYVEGRKHQNGWPEMLKLKDWPPANTFDECLPRHCAEFIAMLPFSDYTHPRSGLLNLANKLPDGYPRPDLGPKSYIAYGFPEELGRGDSVTKLHCDISDAVNILIHTTKVKVSSVQLKNIDKLQKQYKDEDRYAISGIAHEPLSTLTTEPSKEPCNVDSVNSLCLQKDVDQNGASKVEDHINRSCPEGSGPSGSASLEGTEEPEGYAQSDDGGSDIEYGGAVWDIFRRQDVPKLTEYINRHQKEFRGINNAPVTSVVHPIHDQQFYFDERHKKQLKKEFGVEPWTFEQYLGEAVFIPAGCPHQVRNRQSCIKVALDFVSPDNVEECIRLTEEFRLLPKTHRSKEDKLEVKKMGLYAASVVIDEANKLILKQNSESQPDHPPIDEGNKNLEQDAKSMEAVDSTDMFLQHVES
- the LOC122604737 gene encoding uncharacterized protein LOC122604737 isoform X2 — encoded protein: MEKIVAFEQNDSVNGKERNRVDDNVIFEGEIVKTLVNDDDDNKGGFVMEENGENCVIVESKLDCHNEDMILGVNDNKGGFALDENGDDKRGFVAEESGETVAIIENKMNCHDENMILVDNGDKAGIVMEENGENGVIVEDKMDWYVESVILVDGGDKGENGAIVENKMNCHNEDMVLGVDSDKGAFPMEENGKTGVLVENKVNCPDESTILGDDGDNRGFVMEENGESSVIVKNARNCHGENAIPVAGKEENLVDHADGKGSFVMEESFVKNRRFHDQIRDRVIVLGLHCNHGGPKWKPRKISETKACKNIRVGESPVMGFNSDEKDQNHVSEASNKNEEGENNVISEQSIKNEKRNRLILSDNGDVIKVLCPVPPKRSEDKKKLIDGENGVGIKSNHRGRPKGAKDKKKRVRRFRHKNDASQIKTMVDVYGSGDNKDSIDGPDLKEPCTVEKDQNNVHDPLKGVSESKLRVKKRERAVTGLNGSKSKARRKKNVDEVVVAGVKAENDSLVVENGLQTLVAGDFDQTGASEIKFDNSGVVEDQTHVLEAANRHVGIKGKHRGPGRPKGAKNKKKTEQKVPHIGENKVSQDEHGSGANENLIDGSASKEPDTVEQDQNHADNTLNGFSESKLQVRKRKRVVTGRNGTKSRARRKKNVDEVVVAEVEAENNPLVAKNELQSIVASEVDQTRAGDNKINDSGVVEDQTHVGEAGNKNVGRKRRIRRSTKIKVKGKPRIRKPRLIVAGEILDYSVVKECKPQVKKGDETIPTRSRGCTKRSIDGSEEVNADAGVSGATKKHAKLYAGVSNRHQGSLMCHQCRLNVYKKVVFCSNCKRRRYCHGCIVNWYPERTKKDVKVACPYCRGNCNCRACLHANVVVKATHKEANEDIRFQRSLYLLSKTLPLLRHIKEEQRSELMVEAGIRGVDVTEEHVPKAIFDDDDRVYCDNCNTSIVNFHRSCQNPDCSYDICLNCCRELRDGIQPGGTEADSSFQQFRDNLQLQGTDSKQHYFGWKADFRADTTVADNSVDFPVWKANAIGSVPCPPKVRGGCGNGILELRRMFEVNWVEELVSKAETLTSNFQMVNGDIMEGCTLCSSNENLDTVRKSASRKGSNDNLLYCPNDIDLEDNDFEHFQLHWRRGEPVVVRNVEQKTSGLSWEPRVMMRAFRTAKIKLKEENRSVKAIDCLDLCEVEIHLNHFFRGYVEGRKHQNGWPEMLKLKDWPPANTFDECLPRHCAEFIAMLPFSDYTHPRSGLLNLANKLPDGYPRPDLGPKSYIAYGFPEELGRGDSVTKLHCDISDAVNILIHTTKVKVSSVQLKNIDKLQKQYKDEDRYAISGIAHEPLSTLTTEPSKEPCNVDSVNSLCLQKDVDQNGASKVEDHINRSCPEVVFR